In the Wyeomyia smithii strain HCP4-BCI-WySm-NY-G18 chromosome 2, ASM2978416v1, whole genome shotgun sequence genome, one interval contains:
- the LOC129721417 gene encoding endochitinase-like, which produces MAGPRMSGWIGTLVLAVVISRPNRVEAKVPQLFLSVKGANVSSWNLQDVSSAYVIVTDTLVSPEGQPLSLLGRELNGSKFNGLNKLGSGVKLLASFGGSAVPSELFSHLVEDSTRRAKFVRNAIRFVTRNEFSGVDIAWLYPTDADKESYGNLLNELRTACDRKKLILTVTVPSHPSVIGRNYPTKELENVANYVILCTNEFRKLKKTSLVAPLYSVKERSSNSVDSHINAWKKAGISGDKLVMVIQTNSLTYKLPQPNEYRLGTPALKLKIRPFYKICQKLYSGSLEVFEETARCPYAFREKNWYSYENSKSIQEKVEYAVSQSLGGVGVFHYDDDDPFDVCGDGSHPVTRAVVASLVASHRPRGVASIAQRSIANSDLEAFEDSANLRIVDSGINGAQGEDHLINDNDGFSFEDLESYVMQPFRPHMEPSKRPTKPSMPTKPTTTTKPSTKSCRDCGYYINPSDDEDDDDIEDFIPFIVDTSDSSERPAVILSNSDDAFAAYNCPASGANANILFSESSAGPVNSGPLFSETEPAVRIKPVPKSAQYDPQRSRIGIIATGSVGSAVNRLPIQQPLSNIVATGLFQNTASTAQLNSDMNSIPYMMSNNNGQTGFAVCPYDGIIPDPRNPRYYYLCRQGLPLNDENRFACADGYVFNPISLKCTPLV; this is translated from the exons ATGGCGGGTCCGCGAATGTCTGGCTGGATCGGAACGCTGGTGCTTGCGGTGGTTATTTCACGGCCGAATCGGGTGGAAGCCAAAGTTCCGCAGCTATTTTTGTCGGTGAAAGGTGCCAATGTGTCCAGCTGGAACTTACAGGATGTGTCTAGTGCTTATGTGATAGTGACCGATACGTTAGTTAGTCCCGAAGGACAACCGTTGTCATTGCTGGGTAGAGAAT tgaATGGATCAAAGTTCAACGGGTTGAACAAGTTGGGATCTGGAGTAAAACTGTTGGCGTCGTTTGGAGGCAGTGCTGTTCCCTCGGAGCTTTTCTCGCATCTTGTGGAGGATAGTACGAGGAGAGCAAAATTCGTACGGAATGCAATCCGTTTTGTGACTAGAAATGAATTCAGTGGTGTTGATATAGCCTGGTTGTATCCTACTGACGCAGATAAG GAAAGTTATGGCAATCTTCTGAATGAACTGAGGACGGCTTGCGAtagaaaaaagttgattttaacGGTGACTGTTCCCAGCCATCCATCCGTCATTGGGAGAAACTATCCTACGAAAGAGTTGGAGAATGTAGCTAACTATGTTATACTTTGCACTAATGAGTTCAGAAAATTAAAGAAAACGTCATTGGTTGCACCTCTGTATTCTGTAAAAGAAAGATCCTCCAACAGTGTG GATTCTCATATCAATGCATGGAAAAAGGCTGGAATTAGCGGTGACAAACTCGTAATGGTGATTCAAACTAACTCCTTGACATATAAACTGCCTCAACCGAACGAGTACCGCTTGGGAACCCCAGCACTGAAGCTTAAAATCCGACCGTTCTACAAAATTTGCCAGAAGTTGTACAGTGGATCGTTGGAGGTGTTCGAAGAAACGGCCCGCTGTCCGTACGCATTCCGTGAAAAAAATTGGTATTCTTACGAGAACAGTAAGTCAATTCAGGAAAAGGTTGAATACGCCGTTAGTCAATCCTTAGGCGGAGTGGGAGTCTTCCATTACGACGATGATGATCCGTTTGATGTGTGCGGTGACGGATCGCATCCTGTAACGCGAGCTGTTGTTGCGTCATTGGTTGCGTCACATCGACCAAGAGGTGTCGCTTCGATCGCTCAGCGGAGTATAGCAAACTCCGATTTGGAAGCATTTGAAGATTCTGCCAATCTAAGGATCGTTGACAGTGGAATCAATGGTGCGCAAGGAGAAGACCATTTGATAAACGATAATGATGGATTTTCTTTCGAAGACTTGGAATCGTATGTTATGCAACCATTTAGACCACATATGGAACCCTCCAAACGACCGACAAAACCATCTATGCCAACAAAACCAACCACGACAACGAAACCATCCACAAAGTCATGTCGAGACTGTGGTTACTATATAAATCCTAGCGATgacgaagatgatgatgatattGAAGACTTTATTCCTTTTATTGTTGACACTAGCGACAGCTCCGAACGTCCAGCGGTGATTCTATCGAATTCTGATGATGCCTTTGCTGCCTATAATTGCCCGGCGTCTGGAGCCAATGCtaatattcttttttcagagaGCTCAGCAGGACCGGTTAATTCTGGGCCACTGTTCTCAGAGACAGAACCAGCTGTTAGGATTAAACCTGTACCTAAGAGTGCCCAATATGACCCACAGCGTTCTCGAATAGGCATCATTGCCACCGGCAGCGTAGGGTCTGCCGTGAATCGGTTACCCATCCAACAACCGCTTTCAAACATCGTAGCGACGGGATTGTTCCAGAATACAGCGTCTACAGCTCAGCTTAATTCAGACATGAATAGCATTCCATACATGATGAGCAACAACAATGGACAAACCGGGTTCGCTGTTTGTCCGTACGATGGAATCATTCCAGATCCCCGGAACCCTCGATACTACTATCTGTGTCGGCAAGGACT tCCTTTGAATGACGAAAATCGCTTTGCTTGTGCCGATGGATATGTCTTCAATCCCATCAGTCTGAAGTGCACCCCGCTCGTGTAG